From one Triticum aestivum cultivar Chinese Spring chromosome 4B, IWGSC CS RefSeq v2.1, whole genome shotgun sequence genomic stretch:
- the LOC123090365 gene encoding bisdemethoxycurcumin synthase-like: MRRAQGPAAVLAIGTANPVNCMSQDEFLDLYFRATQSEHLTSLKDDFRRLYGKLSVQKRYFHHTEEVLSAHLEIIDPSSPSLDTRLEIVRDAVPELAAKASVNAITEWGRPATDITHLVVTTNSGAHVPGVDFRLMGLLGLRPSVRRSMLYLNGCFAGSAALRLAKDLAENNRGARVLVVCAELTIMLLRGPKEDCYQTIVDHGHFGDGAGAVIVGADPTTSPAERPLFHMVAATQTVIPESDHAINLRLTEDGLRGYLAPGKEVPVLIGDNIQQCLLDSFEPLGVQVKWNDLFWAMHPGSVPILDRIDEALQLEPEKLAPSRMVLREYGNMFGVSVIFVLDELRRRREMQGAEATPGWGVMMACGPGLTIETMILHAT; the protein is encoded by the exons ATGCGGCGTGCCCAAGGCCCTGCCGCCGTGCTCGCCATCGGCACCGCGAACCCGGTGAACTGCATGTCCCAGGACGAGTTCCTGGACTTGTACTTCCGTGCCACACAGAGCGAGCATCTCACCAGCCTCAAGGATGATTTCAGGAGACTTT ATGGGAAACTTAGCGTCCAGAAGCGCTACTTCCACCACACTGAGGAGGTGCTGAGTGCCCACCTCGAAATCATCGATCCCTCGTCGCCGTCCCTAGATACCAGACTGGAGATCGTCAGGGATGCCGTCCCAGAGCTTGCTGCAAAAGCCTCCGTCAACGCCATCACCGAGTGGGGCCGTCCAGCAACCGACATCACCCACCTCGTCGTCACCACCAACTCCGGCGCCCATGTACCAGGCGTTGACTTCCGCCTCATGGGGCTCCTCGGCCTGAGGCCGTCGGTCCGTCGCAGCATGCTCTACCTCAACGGCTGCTTCGCCGGCTCTGCAGCGTTGCGCCTCGCCAAGGACCTCGCCGAGAACAACCGTGGCGCCCGCGTCCTTGTGGTCTGCGCTGAGCTCACCATCATGCTGCTCAGAGGCCCCAAAGAGGACTGCTACCAGACAATCGTCGACCACGGGCATTTCGGCGACGGTGCGGGCGCCGTCATCGTCGGCGCCGACCCCACGACTAGCCCCGCCGAGCGCCCGTTGTTTCATATGGTAGCCGCCACACAGACGGTGATACCAGAGTCGGATCATGCCATCAACCTGCGCCTGACGGAAGACGGACTCCGGGGCTACCTCGCCCCGGGAAAGGAGGTGCCGGTGCTCATCGGGGACAACATCCAGCAGTGCCTCCTGGACTCGTTTGAACCGCTGGGCGTCCAGGTCAAGTGGAACGACCTCTTCTGGGCGATGCACCCCGGGTCGGTCCCGATCTTGGACCGGATCGATGAGGCGCTCCAGCTTGAGCCGGAGAAGCTGGCGCCAAGCCGCATGGTGCTGAGAGAGTACGGCAACATGTTTGGCGTGTCCGTCATCTTCGTGCTCGATGAGCTACGCCGGCGTAGGGAGATGCAAGGGGCAGAGGCAACACCTGGCTGGGGTGTGATGATGGCATGTGGGCCCGGGCTGACTATCGAGACCATGATACTGCACGCAACCTAG